The segment ATATGCCCAACGTAATTTGTCTTGGTGATAGTCTCACTTATGGTTTTCCCTTTGGCCCTAAAGCTTCATGGGTAGAACTGGCCACAAAGACGACAGGCCTTGCTCTGGTGAATAGGGGTATAAACGGTGAAACCACTGGCGACATGCTGTCTAGATTTGTGAAGGATGTGGTTCAAAGAAACCCAAGCGTTGTTGTCATTCTTGGAGGGACAAACGATGCATGGTCCGGTGTGCCCGTTTCTGAAACAAGGCAAAATATGGACGCTATGACCGAGTATGCGCTAACAGCTAACATTAGACCTGTGATTGCCTTGCCTCCGCCGATATACCGGCAACTAAGCGGCAGGGGGCTTGAAGTAGTGGCCCACCGGTTAGAAAATTACCGTGAAGCTTTTCGGAACTTAGTTCGAGAGCAGAAGCTTGTTATGATAGATTTCTATACCCCATTAATGGATGCTGATACAGGTTGGGGGAAAGAGGAATATTTCTATGACGATGCTCACCCCAGTCTTGCGGGATACCGTAAGATGGGAGAAACAGCTACGACATTTTTTAAGAAGCAATTACATCATCAATGATCAAAAAGTCATTTTCTTTGGTGCCCTGACACCACGTAATTGCGGTTATTGCTTGCTGGGTGTCTCGGAACGCCAGTTGAAATGTTATTATGGGCGGGAGCCGAAGGGTTGAAAAAGGTTATCTAGACCAAACGACCAAACAGCATACCAAGCACAGATCCTGGTATGCTGTTTGGTCCAATTTATTTTTTTATATTGTCACCTAGCACGCGGGCCAATTGATAGTTGATATATTGATTGAGACTGACATTTTCCTCTTTCGCTTTTTGTACTAGCAGGCGGTGTAAAGACTTGGGAACCCTTACGTTAAACTTCCCGGAAAACGCATTTTCGACGGTCGGCTCAGGTATTGTGATGTCGTCTTCCAGAGCGGAAGCTAACCAGCAACGTTTGGCATCTTCGATCATCTCCAGGGCCTCTTTCACTGTTTCGCCCTGAGAGATACATCCGGGCAGTTCAGGTAGTTCAACAATATAACCGCCTTCTTCAGCGGGGTAAAGAACTACCTTATAATTAAGGTTGGTATAATGCTGTAAATCCTTATTAGTCATCTTCATTCTCTCCTTCGAGAAGGGCTAATGCTCTCTCAACATAAATAGTTTTTACGTGGGGTTGACGGTAAGGAACCGTCAATCGTTTTTTTAAATGTAGTGACTTGAACCGATACCTGGTTGGCGCCTAGTGAAACCGCTTCTAATTAATATTTTATCTAATTCCTGAAAACGTACTTGCTTTGGATTGTTTTTCACTTTTTGAAGCAGTTTTTCTAACTTGGTCATCGCGGCCACCTCTGAATTTATAGTACCATATATAGTGGCAGAAAAACAAGTTCCGATGAAATTTAAAGGAAAAAGGAAGCACGAAGACGGTTCTTCTGCTTCCTCTCCCTTTACTTCCGAGAAAGGAATTCCGGCAACCTCGTAGAATGAGTATTGTTAAATGTTGGAGACTGGAGACTTAAGAAAAGAGGATGCTTTGTGCTTTTTGAAACAGAGTTTAATTGCCACGATGAAGAGTGTGCGCCGCAATGTTGGGTGTTGTTTAACGGGGATAAAATTCTTACTTTAGAGAATAAGGGACAAGTTGTTTTATCAGATGTTGAGTTAGATAAGTTAAAACTAAAGCCTGTTCGGCAGCAGTGCCTTGGTCGATTGAATGGTCGGTCTTATTATGTCGGTGAACTTGCACCGGATGCAGCCGCACCGGAAGGTGTATTTTTTTGCGGCTTAAGGCGCTTATTGGGACAGGTCCCAGACGATTTATTTTCACTAGCGGGTAAAGCGTATCACCTTTTGCATTGGGATCGTACCCACCAATACTGCGGCGGATGTGGAGCACGTACAGAAAATAAAATAGATGAAGTGGCTAAAATTTGCCCAACTTGTGGATTAATTAATTATCCTAGGATTTCTCCAGCTATTATCGTTGC is part of the Metallumcola ferriviriculae genome and harbors:
- a CDS encoding SGNH/GDSL hydrolase family protein — translated: MPNVICLGDSLTYGFPFGPKASWVELATKTTGLALVNRGINGETTGDMLSRFVKDVVQRNPSVVVILGGTNDAWSGVPVSETRQNMDAMTEYALTANIRPVIALPPPIYRQLSGRGLEVVAHRLENYREAFRNLVREQKLVMIDFYTPLMDADTGWGKEEYFYDDAHPSLAGYRKMGETATTFFKKQLHHQ
- a CDS encoding type II toxin-antitoxin system HicB family antitoxin, producing MTNKDLQHYTNLNYKVVLYPAEEGGYIVELPELPGCISQGETVKEALEMIEDAKRCWLASALEDDITIPEPTVENAFSGKFNVRVPKSLHRLLVQKAKEENVSLNQYINYQLARVLGDNIKK
- the nudC gene encoding NAD(+) diphosphatase; translation: MLFETEFNCHDEECAPQCWVLFNGDKILTLENKGQVVLSDVELDKLKLKPVRQQCLGRLNGRSYYVGELAPDAAAPEGVFFCGLRRLLGQVPDDLFSLAGKAYHLLHWDRTHQYCGGCGARTENKIDEVAKICPTCGLINYPRISPAIIVAIIKDNHLLLAQGRQFRGKFYSVLAGFVEPGETFEECVQREVREEVNIKVKNIKYFGSQPWPFPDSLMVGFTAEYHSGDINIDKREIVDAGWFTAEQLPLIPGSGSIARRLIDWFVKEYRE